The following are encoded in a window of Arthrobacter antioxidans genomic DNA:
- a CDS encoding GAF and ANTAR domain-containing protein, which yields MSEQLRGMPSSEYGGNLRERDLATDLAELARGLQQEPDSDAILSGFVHAAIELIPGVDEGSVSLVLGRRNIGARACSGDLPVRIDALQMETGEGPCMEAAYEHRTVRVPDMAHEQRWPLFAQRATEAGAKGMLSIQLWVQGDDLGALNLYSYKADAFTDESENVGLLVASHAAVAFAEAEKTRQLHEAIDSRDAIGQAKGILMERHRITGAQAFIVLSMASQRTHLKLWSVADYLINSGELPDRDTAH from the coding sequence ATGAGCGAGCAGCTGAGGGGAATGCCCTCGTCAGAGTACGGCGGCAATCTGCGGGAACGTGATCTCGCCACGGACCTGGCGGAGCTGGCCCGCGGGCTGCAGCAGGAACCGGACTCGGACGCGATCCTGAGCGGGTTCGTCCACGCGGCCATCGAACTGATCCCGGGGGTCGACGAAGGCTCCGTGAGCCTCGTCCTCGGGCGGAGGAACATCGGAGCCCGCGCCTGCTCCGGGGACCTGCCCGTGCGCATCGACGCGCTGCAGATGGAGACCGGCGAGGGCCCCTGCATGGAAGCCGCGTACGAGCACCGCACGGTGCGGGTCCCGGACATGGCGCACGAGCAGCGGTGGCCGCTCTTCGCCCAGCGCGCCACCGAGGCCGGCGCCAAGGGGATGCTCTCCATCCAGCTGTGGGTCCAGGGCGACGACCTCGGCGCCCTGAACCTCTACTCGTACAAGGCCGACGCCTTCACGGACGAGTCGGAGAACGTGGGCCTGCTCGTCGCCTCCCACGCCGCCGTGGCGTTCGCCGAGGCGGAGAAGACCCGGCAGCTCCACGAGGCCATCGATTCCAGGGACGCCATCGGCCAGGCCAAGGGCATCCTCATGGAACGCCACAGGATCACCGGAGCCCAGGCGTTCATCGTGCTGTCCATGGCCAGCCAGCGCACCCACCTGAAACTCTGGAGCGTCGCCGACTATCTCATCAACAGCGGCGAACTCCCCGACAGGGACACCGCACACTGA
- a CDS encoding NADP-dependent oxidoreductase, whose product MKAIGVTEFGGPEVLTVQDLPEPHPGQKEVRIRVRAAAVSPTDTNVRTGAYDMSQSEPPYMPGMDAAGVIDEVGEGSTWSVGDEVMAIALPLGSHGGAYVEYLVAPDDSIARIPVNSTLEEAATLPMNGLTAVQILELAALQPGQVIAVTGGAGTLGNYTIQLAKQQGLVVITDAAPKDRPLVEGLGADHVLERGADLADRIREIFPDGVDAVADTALLHDDVVPALRDQGVFVSVRGWQGDRPTRGIRFEAVWVFDEYLSAAKLDGLRQAVEDGILTARVADTLPAEDAPEAHRRLEAGGVRGRLVLTF is encoded by the coding sequence ATGAAAGCAATCGGAGTCACAGAGTTCGGCGGCCCCGAGGTCCTGACCGTTCAGGATCTTCCCGAACCACATCCCGGTCAGAAGGAAGTACGCATCAGGGTCAGGGCTGCCGCTGTCAGCCCGACCGACACGAACGTGCGCACGGGCGCCTACGACATGAGCCAGTCCGAGCCGCCGTACATGCCCGGGATGGACGCCGCCGGTGTCATCGACGAAGTGGGCGAGGGCAGCACGTGGTCGGTCGGTGACGAGGTCATGGCGATCGCGCTGCCCCTGGGCAGCCACGGCGGCGCCTACGTGGAATACCTCGTGGCGCCGGACGACTCGATCGCCCGGATCCCCGTGAACTCCACGCTCGAAGAAGCCGCCACTCTTCCCATGAACGGCCTGACGGCCGTGCAGATCCTCGAACTCGCCGCCCTGCAGCCCGGGCAGGTCATCGCCGTCACCGGTGGCGCCGGGACGCTGGGCAACTACACGATCCAGCTCGCCAAGCAGCAGGGCCTGGTCGTGATCACGGACGCAGCACCGAAGGATCGTCCCCTGGTGGAGGGTCTCGGAGCCGACCACGTCCTCGAGCGGGGCGCCGACCTCGCGGATCGCATCCGGGAGATCTTCCCGGACGGCGTCGACGCCGTCGCTGACACAGCGCTCCTGCACGACGACGTCGTACCAGCGCTGCGCGATCAGGGGGTCTTCGTCTCGGTCCGGGGCTGGCAGGGCGACCGGCCCACCCGCGGCATCCGTTTCGAAGCGGTGTGGGTGTTCGACGAGTATCTCTCCGCCGCGAAGCTCGACGGCCTGCGGCAGGCAGTGGAGGACGGCATCCTCACGGCGCGGGTGGCGGACACCCTGCCCGCCGAGGACGCCCCCGAAGCACACCGTCGCCTCGAGGCGGGCGGCGTCCGCGGTCGCCTGGTACTGACCTTCTAG
- a CDS encoding acetyl/propionyl/methylcrotonyl-CoA carboxylase subunit alpha, whose translation MSQSPLSPSASTPASAHGADPGSAEYRPVTKVLVANRGEIAVRVIRAARDEGIASVAVYAEPDRDALHVRMADEAFALGGETAAESYLVMDRILEAAERSGADAIHPGYGFLSENAEFAQRVLDAGITWIGPSPHSIAQLGDKVQARHIAQRVGAPLVPGTRDPVESVQEVIDFAAEFGLPIAIKAAFGGGGRGIKVVRSHEEIPELFDSAVREATAAFGRGECFVERFLDAPRHVETQCLADAHGNVVVVSTRDCSLQRRNQKLVEEAPAPFLTAGQNTQLYEASKAILREASYQGAGTCEFLVGQDGTISFLEVNTRLQVEHPVSEEVTGLDLVREQFRIARGEKLGYGDPEVRGHAFEFRINGEDAGRGFMPAPGTVQTLTLPTGPGIRVDSGVEAGEVIGGNFDSMLAKLIVSGATRDQALQRARRALREMVVEGMPTVLPFHAAVVEDPAFAPADGPFSVHTRWIETEFANTIEPWKGSVEPAADDDARQRVTVEVGGRRLDVVLPAGFGTTSNGKPAAPAKSKKSARARAGKTAVSGDELTSPMQGTIVKVAVSDGDTVAEGDLIMVLEAMKMEQPLTAHKSGTLSGLAAKPGDTVSAGSVLATIRD comes from the coding sequence ATGAGCCAGTCCCCCCTCAGCCCGTCCGCGTCCACCCCCGCGAGCGCCCACGGCGCCGACCCAGGTTCCGCGGAGTACCGCCCGGTGACGAAGGTCCTGGTCGCCAATCGGGGCGAGATCGCCGTCCGGGTCATCCGCGCCGCCCGTGACGAGGGGATCGCGTCCGTCGCGGTGTACGCGGAACCGGACCGTGACGCCCTGCACGTCCGCATGGCCGACGAGGCGTTCGCCCTCGGCGGGGAGACCGCCGCGGAGTCCTACCTGGTGATGGACCGCATCCTGGAGGCCGCGGAGCGCAGCGGCGCCGACGCCATCCACCCCGGCTACGGCTTCCTGTCGGAGAACGCCGAGTTCGCGCAGCGGGTCCTCGACGCCGGCATCACCTGGATCGGCCCTTCCCCCCACTCGATCGCTCAGCTCGGCGACAAGGTCCAGGCACGGCACATCGCGCAGCGCGTCGGCGCGCCGCTGGTCCCGGGCACCAGGGACCCGGTGGAATCGGTGCAGGAGGTCATCGACTTCGCCGCCGAGTTCGGGCTGCCGATCGCGATCAAGGCGGCGTTCGGCGGCGGCGGGCGCGGCATCAAGGTGGTCCGCAGCCACGAGGAGATCCCCGAGCTGTTCGACTCCGCGGTGCGCGAGGCGACGGCGGCCTTCGGTCGCGGTGAGTGTTTCGTGGAGCGCTTCCTCGACGCCCCGCGCCATGTCGAGACCCAGTGCCTCGCGGACGCCCACGGGAACGTCGTCGTGGTCTCCACGCGCGACTGCTCGCTGCAGCGCCGCAACCAGAAGCTCGTTGAGGAAGCACCCGCCCCCTTCCTCACCGCCGGGCAGAACACCCAGCTCTACGAGGCCTCCAAGGCCATCCTGCGCGAGGCCTCGTACCAGGGTGCGGGCACCTGCGAGTTCCTCGTGGGCCAGGACGGCACCATCTCCTTCCTCGAGGTGAACACGCGGCTCCAGGTGGAGCATCCCGTCTCCGAGGAGGTCACCGGCCTCGACCTCGTGCGCGAGCAGTTCCGCATCGCCCGCGGCGAGAAGCTGGGGTACGGGGACCCCGAGGTCCGCGGCCACGCGTTCGAGTTCCGCATCAACGGGGAGGACGCCGGCCGCGGCTTCATGCCCGCCCCCGGCACCGTGCAGACCCTCACCCTCCCCACCGGGCCGGGCATCCGCGTGGACTCCGGCGTCGAGGCCGGTGAGGTGATCGGTGGCAACTTCGACTCCATGCTCGCCAAGCTGATCGTCAGCGGCGCCACCCGCGACCAGGCCCTGCAGCGCGCGCGCCGGGCCCTCAGGGAGATGGTCGTGGAGGGCATGCCGACCGTGCTCCCGTTCCACGCCGCCGTCGTCGAGGACCCCGCGTTCGCCCCGGCCGACGGCCCGTTCTCGGTGCACACGCGCTGGATCGAGACGGAGTTCGCCAACACCATCGAGCCGTGGAAGGGGTCCGTGGAGCCCGCCGCGGACGACGACGCCCGCCAGCGCGTCACCGTGGAGGTGGGCGGGCGCCGCCTCGACGTGGTGCTGCCCGCAGGGTTCGGTACGACGTCGAACGGCAAGCCGGCCGCACCGGCGAAGTCCAAGAAGTCCGCGCGTGCCCGGGCCGGCAAGACGGCCGTCAGCGGCGACGAACTGACCTCTCCCATGCAGGGCACCATCGTGAAGGTCGCGGTGTCCGACGGCGACACGGTGGCCGAGGGCGATCTCATCATGGTGCTCGAGGCCATGAAGATGGAGCAGCCGCTCACGGCGCACAAGTCGGGCACGCTGTCCGGCCTGGCTGCGAAGCCCGGCGACACCGTGTCCGCCGGGTCCGTCCTCGCCACCATCCGCGACTAG
- a CDS encoding Maf family protein, translating into MTLRLILASKSPARTRLLDEAGIRHSVLVSSVDEPAVVASYGDLDAHDTSLLLGRAKAEAVAALDEADDALVLGCDSVFEFDGEAHGKPYEPAVAIERISRMRGRSGVLHTGHWLVDTRAGGSGATLGAVSSATVHFGAMSDAEVHAYVASGEPLHCAGSFTIDGLGGAFIERVDGDPHAVVGLSISTLRALLHAAGVSVTDLWAPAAAL; encoded by the coding sequence ATGACCCTCCGCCTGATCCTCGCGTCGAAGTCCCCTGCCCGCACCCGACTCCTCGACGAGGCGGGTATCCGGCACTCGGTGCTCGTCTCCTCCGTGGACGAGCCCGCCGTCGTCGCCTCCTACGGCGACCTCGACGCGCACGACACCTCGCTGCTGCTGGGGCGCGCCAAGGCCGAGGCCGTCGCGGCGCTGGACGAGGCGGACGACGCCCTCGTCCTCGGGTGCGACTCCGTGTTCGAGTTCGACGGCGAGGCGCACGGCAAGCCCTACGAACCCGCGGTGGCGATCGAACGCATCAGCCGCATGCGCGGCCGCTCCGGCGTCCTGCACACGGGCCACTGGCTCGTGGACACGCGGGCCGGCGGATCCGGCGCCACCCTCGGGGCGGTCTCCTCGGCGACCGTCCACTTCGGCGCGATGTCCGACGCCGAGGTCCACGCGTACGTGGCCAGCGGCGAGCCCCTGCACTGCGCCGGATCCTTCACCATCGACGGCCTCGGCGGTGCCTTCATCGAGCGCGTCGACGGCGATCCGCACGCCGTCGTCGGGCTCAGCATCTCCACGCTCCGCGCCCTCCTGCACGCGGCCGGCGTCTCCGTGACGGATCTCTGGGCGCCCGCGGCCGCCTTGTAG
- a CDS encoding AMIN-like domain-containing (lipo)protein — MTGKLSATLAALALTAGLGLAGGPPASAAYCGITWGSTAKVATSTLRPAPITDVRAGRHACFDRLVVDVRRRTAGYTVRYVGAFTGIGSGETIPLRGGARLSVTVNAPAYNQAGQAVYQPVDPRRVVDVAGYTTFRQVAYGGSHEGYTSFGLGVRARLPMRVFVVPGPGAGSRVVIDVAHRW; from the coding sequence ATGACGGGGAAGCTCTCCGCCACACTCGCCGCCCTCGCCCTCACTGCAGGCCTCGGCCTCGCAGGTGGGCCTCCGGCATCCGCCGCATACTGCGGCATCACATGGGGCTCGACGGCGAAGGTCGCCACCTCCACACTCCGTCCGGCTCCCATCACGGACGTCCGTGCGGGCCGGCACGCCTGCTTCGACCGGCTGGTCGTCGATGTGCGGAGGCGTACGGCCGGGTATACCGTCCGGTACGTCGGCGCCTTCACCGGCATCGGGTCCGGTGAGACGATCCCCCTCCGCGGCGGCGCGCGCCTGTCCGTGACGGTGAACGCTCCGGCTTACAACCAGGCCGGGCAGGCCGTCTACCAGCCCGTGGACCCCCGGCGGGTCGTGGACGTCGCGGGCTACACCACGTTCCGCCAGGTCGCGTACGGCGGGAGCCACGAGGGATATACGAGCTTCGGGCTCGGGGTGCGGGCACGCCTTCCCATGCGGGTCTTCGTGGTGCCGGGACCCGGCGCCGGATCGAGGGTGGTGATCGACGTCGCGCACCGCTGGTGA
- a CDS encoding dicarboxylate/amino acid:cation symporter, with translation MSTETSSPPTRRRLPRWATSFGPQIIAALVVGLALGLVAKYTGHTQETPTGLGTTLATLGSSYVALLRAAVVPLIFTAVVSSIANLRAVTNAARLAAQTLLWFAITALIAVVIGIGLGVLFQPGAGTEATPPAEYTGNTGSWWAFLTGLIPANFLGLQASSAVAESGAVTTALNFNVLQVLVVAVVVGIAALKVGKQAEPFLAVNASALAVIQKVLWWIIRIAPLGTVGLIGNAVAVYGWDTIGSLGKFTLAIYVGLALVLFAVYPVLIKAHGLSVKQYFSGAWPAIQLAFVSRSSVGTLPLTQRVTERNLGVPRGYASFAVPLGATTKMDGCAAIYPAIAAIFVAQFFGIDLSLTQYLLIALVSVLGSAATAGTTGAVVMLTLTLSTLGLPLAGVGLLLAVDPILDMGRTAVNVAGQALIPTIVARREGLLDLDLYNAQRTGDPFADDSVTDTADAAATAPNDGISASVTR, from the coding sequence GGGCGACCTCCTTCGGACCGCAGATCATCGCAGCCCTGGTCGTGGGGCTGGCCCTCGGCCTCGTGGCCAAGTACACGGGGCACACCCAGGAGACCCCCACCGGTCTCGGCACCACGCTCGCCACCCTCGGCTCGAGCTACGTGGCCCTGCTGCGCGCCGCCGTCGTCCCCCTGATCTTCACCGCGGTCGTCAGCTCCATCGCGAATCTCCGCGCCGTCACCAACGCCGCCCGGCTCGCCGCGCAGACCCTGCTCTGGTTCGCCATCACCGCCCTGATCGCCGTGGTCATCGGCATCGGGCTCGGCGTGCTCTTCCAGCCCGGCGCAGGCACGGAGGCCACCCCGCCCGCCGAATACACCGGCAACACCGGCAGCTGGTGGGCCTTCCTGACCGGACTGATCCCCGCCAACTTCCTCGGCCTCCAGGCCTCCTCCGCCGTCGCCGAGTCCGGAGCCGTCACCACGGCCCTGAACTTCAACGTGCTGCAGGTCCTCGTGGTCGCCGTCGTCGTCGGCATCGCAGCCCTCAAGGTGGGCAAGCAGGCCGAACCGTTCCTCGCCGTCAACGCCTCCGCCCTGGCCGTCATCCAGAAGGTCCTCTGGTGGATCATCCGGATCGCCCCGCTCGGCACGGTCGGCCTCATCGGCAACGCCGTCGCCGTCTACGGCTGGGACACCATCGGCTCGCTCGGCAAGTTCACGCTGGCCATCTACGTGGGCCTGGCCCTCGTGCTGTTCGCGGTGTACCCCGTGCTGATCAAGGCGCACGGGCTGTCGGTCAAGCAGTACTTCTCGGGTGCCTGGCCCGCCATCCAGCTGGCCTTCGTCTCGCGGTCGTCGGTGGGCACGCTGCCGCTCACGCAGCGCGTCACGGAACGGAACCTCGGAGTACCCCGCGGGTACGCCTCGTTCGCCGTCCCCCTGGGCGCGACGACGAAGATGGACGGCTGCGCGGCCATCTACCCGGCGATCGCCGCGATCTTCGTGGCCCAGTTCTTCGGGATCGACCTCAGCCTCACCCAGTACCTGCTGATCGCGCTCGTCTCCGTGCTCGGCTCCGCCGCGACCGCCGGGACCACGGGCGCCGTCGTCATGCTGACGCTCACGCTCTCCACGCTGGGGCTCCCCCTGGCCGGCGTCGGCCTGCTCCTCGCCGTCGACCCGATCCTCGACATGGGCCGCACCGCCGTGAACGTGGCGGGCCAGGCCCTCATCCCGACGATCGTCGCGCGGCGCGAAGGCCTGCTGGACCTCGATCTCTACAACGCGCAGCGCACCGGCGACCCGTTCGCCGATGACAGCGTGACCGATACCGCCGATGCAGCCGCCACCGCCCCCAACGACGGCATCTCGGCGTCCGTGACCCGCTAG